Part of the Candidatus Dormiibacterota bacterium genome is shown below.
GCGGTGAGCGCCTCCTCCTGTCGCCCGGCGCGGTACAGGGCGAGCATCAGCTGGCCGGAGAGACGCTCGCGTCCGGGGTGGTCGGCGAGCAGCGCCCCCAGCTCACCCGCGAGGTCGGCGTGGGCGCCGAGAGCCAGGTCGGCGTCGACGCGGTCCTCGAGAGTGGCGATCCGGAGCTCGTCCAGCCGCGTGATCTCGGCGGGGACGCTCGGATAGACGACGTCGGCGAGCACCGGACCGCGCCAGAGGGCGAGCGCATCGCGGAGCCGCAGCGCCGCGGTCGCGGGGTCGGAGGTGAGCAGCCGGCGTGCCTCGCACGCACCTTGCTCGAACTGGTGGGCGTCGATCTGCATCGGATCGGCCTGGAGCAGGTAGCCGGGCGCCTGGGTGACCAGCGCGTCGCGGCCGAGGAGACGGCGCAGATCGCGGACGTGCCCCTGGAGGATGTTGACCGCGGTCTCCGGAGGCTGGTCCCACAGTGCCGCGACCAGGCGGTCGACGGAGACGGCGCTGCCGGCGGCGAGCACCAGGATGCCGAGCAGCGCCCGCTGCTTGGGGCCGCCCAGGGCCAGCGGCCCGTCCGGGCCCACCACCGCGACCGGGCCCAGGATCCGGTACTCCACCCGTCGCCTCCCTCCGCCGCCCAGCCCGACCGATTCTGCCAGCCCTCCGCCATCGCCGTCAGCGCCCGGACCACGGCGCGGCAGAGCACTCGGGAGCCGCTCGGGTCGTGCAGTCGCCACCCACTCCTTAACCGCAGTGCACCTCCGCAATCAGATCCCCGCCCGATCGCAAGACGCGATGGCAAACCGCGTCTCACTGGTGGGCAGCAGGTCCGGTCCCGCCGGAACGCCGGCCGGTGTCAGCGCCGGTACGGCACCGCAGACAACGCGGGCGGGGGACCCGAGACGCTCTGCCCCTTTCCATCCCTATCCAGCTCGAGGCGCGGTGCGATCCATCCGTCGCCCGCGTTCTCGGGTGCTGGATGGGCCGCGGCGGGCCGGCCGCGATCAACGCGCCGGACGTCGCAAGTGTGGACGGCCCTGTGGAAACTGTGGACGAAATTCGGCGCTCAGGCTCCGTCGGAGGCGGTGGCGGCAATCTGACCGGCGCGCTGCAGCGCCTCCTTGCGAAGCAGGCGCTGCTCGCGGCGGATCCGGGCCTGGGCCTGGCGGTGGCGCTCGTCCTCGGTCTCGGGCACCAGCGGGGGCACCGGCAGCGGCTGCCGGTTCTCGTCGAGGGCGACGAAGACGAGGTGGGCGGTGGAGACGTGCACCGTCTCCGCGCCGGGGATCTCCACGTCGACCTCCACGCCCACCTCCATCGAGGTGCGGCCGGTGTCGTTGACCTGGGCGCGCACGGTGAGCAGGTCGCCGATGTGCACCGAGGCGAGGAAGCTCATCTCGTCCATCGACGCGGTGACCACCGGGCCGCCGCAGTGGCGGATGGCGGCGATGCCGCCGGCGGTGTCGACCAGCCGCATGATGGTGCCGCCGTGGACGAAGCCGGCGTTGCTCGCGTGCACGATCTCCATCGGCTCGACGATCACCGTTCGCGACACCGAGGGCGGCCGCGGGCTGAGGTCGCGGCCGGCGGGGAAGGCCCGGCGCCGCAGCCCGATCAGGTCGGGCCGCTCGGGCACGTTCATGCCGTCCCCAGCGCCGCCAGGGCGGCGCGGCTCAGCACCTCCACGCCCACCGGCAGGCAGCGCTCGTCGAGGTCGAACTCGGGGTGGTGGTGGGGCGCCACCGGCGCTCCCGAGGCATCGCCGGCGCCGACCAGGAAGTAGCAGCCGGGGACGCGCTCGAGGAAGCAGGCGACGTCGTCGCCCACGGTGACGGGGTGGGCGCGGTCGACCATCTCCTCCCCCACCGCCTCGACCGCCGCCCGGCGCACCAGCTCGGCGCTCTCGGCGTCGCTGACCACCGGCGGGCAGCCGCTGGCCCGCTCGTAGATCGCCTCGCAGCGCAGCCCTCCGGCCACCCCCCGGGCGATCTCGGCACAGCGCTGCAGCAGCCGCTCCCGCTCGCCGCCGTCGAGGGCGCGCACGGTGCCGCGGAGGTGGACCTCCTCGGCGATGACGTTGAAGGCGGTGCCGCCGGTGATCCGCCCGATGGTCACCACCGCGGGGCTGAACGGTGAGGTCTCGCGGCTGACGATGGTCTGCAGCGCGACCACCACGTGGGCGGCGGCGACCACCGGGTCGATGGCGTCGTGGGGCAGGCCGCCGTGGCCGCCGCGGCCCCGGATCGTGATCCCGAACTCGTCGGCACTGCCGAAGAGCACCCCCGGGGTGACCGCCACCCGGCCGGCGCGGAGCGGGGTGAAGAGGTGGAGACCCAGCACCCGGTCGACGCCCTCGAGGGTGCCGTCGGCGATCATCGGCATCGCCCCCTCGGCGACCTCCTCGGCGGGCTGGAAGCACATCCGCAGCCGGCCGGCCCAGCCGTCACCCAGGTCGCTGAGGACCCCGGCGACGCCGAGGGCGATGGCGGCGTGGCCGTCGTGGCCGCAGGCGTGCATCACCCCGTCGACCTCGGACCGGCTGACCCGCCGGTCGCCGCGCTCGAGGATGGGGAGGGCGTCGATGTCGGCGCGCACCATCACCGTGGGGCCGGGGCGGCCGCTGTCGAGGTCGGCGAGCACCCCGGTGCCGCCCACCCCGGCGCGCACGCTGAAACCGAGCGCCTCGCAGCGGGTGGCGCAGAGCTCGGCGGTGCGGTGCTCCTGGTGAGACAGCTCGGGATGGCGGTGGAGGTGGCGCCGGGTCTCGACCACCTCCTCGGCGACCCGGTCCGCCGCGGCGCGGAGGCGGGCGTCGAGGTCAGCCACCGTCCGCATCCCCGGGCACGGGCAGCCCGGCCAGGCGCAGCGCGGTGGCCTGGATGGCGCCGTTGGTGACGCAGCTGCTCGCCCCGCTGCTCATCGCCTGCTCGCGCAGCCGCTTCTCGCCGTGGTGGCAGAAGGCGACGATCGGGGTGCCGGGCCGGGCCTCGCGGAGCCGCGAGATCGCCCCCAGCCGGGGCTCGGGCTCGCGGTTCAGGTCGACGAAGACGGCGTCGGCCTCGGGCAGGTCGCCGGAGCGGGCGGTGAGCAGGATGCCGCCCCAGCTGCGCACCGCGGCGCCGAGCTGGCTCTGGAACATCAGATCGTCGCTCAGCAGGGCGACGCGGCTGGGTGCGGGCATGTCGGTGCCATCATAGACACCGGTATGAGCACCTCCTCCCCCACCCAGCGCCCCCCCGCCCTGCTCTGGACCAGCGACGCCGTCGAGGCCATCCGCGCCCTGTGGGTGGAGGAGGGCCGGCCCGGCGCCGCCTTCCGCATCGACCTCCGGCTGGGCGGCTGCCAGGGCTTCAAGGTCTACTTCGAGCTCGATGACGACGTCAACCCCGACGACGTCGTCTTCCAGGCTGCCCCGGACGTCAGCATCGCCGTCCAGCAGGACGGGCTGGCGATGCTCGACGGCGGGATCCTCGATTACGAGAGCTCCCATCGCGGCCGTGGCTTCCGCCTCGCCAACCCCGCCGCCAAGAGCGCCTGCGGCTGCGGCCAGGCGTTCTACGCCGACTTCTCGGACCACGAGCCGGAGCCGGCTGCAACGGCCGACTGACCTGCACCGTCTCTTCTGACGGGGGCTGAGCGCCCACCCGACCCGTCCCCCACCTCGGGCTCGGGGTGGCCGGGTCCCGGCGCGTATCCTCGGGGGCAGTGTTGATCCAGACCGGGCGGGTCGGATGGACGGCGTTGTCCCTCCTCGTCCTCCTGGCGACCGGATGCGGCCAGCAGCAGGCGTCCTCTCCGGGAGCCGGCACCACGACGTCCAGCGCCGCGAACGGCGGTTCACCCGCCTCGGTGAGCGTGAGGAACCTCGCCTTCACCCCGGCGGCGGTGACCGTCCCGGTGGGCGGGAGGGTGGTCTGGAAATTCGAGGACGGCGCGGTGCCGCACACCGTCACCGCCGACGCCAACGGCTTCGGCAGCGCCCCCGACGGCCTGACCTCGGGCACCTTCGTGCACGGCTTTGGGCAGGCCGGCACCTATGACTACCATTGCGACTTCCATCCGACGATGAAGGGAACGGTGACGGTGCGGTAGGTCCACCGCACCCCACGGAGGAGGAGATTCATGCGCGTACTCAGGATCATGATGGCGGCACCGGTGATCGGGCTCGCACTGGCGGCGGCGCCCGCGAGCGCGGCCCCGGCGGTGGCGTCCCCGTTTCACGCCACCCTCGCCGCGACGGAGGAGTCCCCGCCCGGACCCGCGGGCGGCACCGGCACTGCGAAGGTCACGATCGACGCCGCCGGCGGCCAGCTCTGCTACGACCTCACCTGGAATCCGGCGGTCGGCACCCCGAATGCCGCCCACATCCACAAGGGCGCCGCGGGAACCAGCGGCCCGATCGTCGTGGTCCTCTCGCCCACGACCGCGCACACCTGCACGAAGGCCCCCGGGCCCGTGCTCCAGGGCATCGCCGCCGATCCGGGCGGCTACTACGTGAACGTCCACACCAACCAGTACATGAATGGTGCGGTGCGAGGCCAGCTCCAGGCCGGCTGAGCCGGCGGCAGGCCGCCGGGGCCCCTGGCCCCGGTGGCCGCTGAGGCGGCCGCCGGCGCGGCCTGTGTCACTCTGTCCTCCGCTTCTTCTTCTGGACCGCGCACGGAGGACGGCATGGCCATCAGCAACGTGGGGATCGTCGGCGGCGGCCTGATGGGCTCGGGGATCGCGGAGGTGTGCGCCCGCCAGGGGATGAGCACGGTCGTCAGCGAGCGTGACGCCGGCCCGCTGGCGGCAGCCCGGCAGCGGGTCGAGCGGTCGCTGGAGCGGGGACGGCGCACCGGCAAGCTCTCCGAGGAGGAGGTCACCGCCATCCTCGAGCGGATCTCCTTCACCCTCGACCTGGAGGCGATGGCGGACTGCGACATCGTCATCGAGGCGGTGGCGGAGCGGATCGACGACAAGGTCGCGGTGTTCCAGCGGCTCGACGAGATCACCTCCGAGCACGCCATCCTCGCCAGCAACACCTCGTCGCTGCCGATCATCGAGATCGCCCGCGCCACCGGCCGCGCCGACCGGGTGATCGGAACCCACTTCTTCAACCCGCCGCCGGTGATGAAGCTGCTCGAGCTGGTGCGCAGCATCGCCACCAGCGAGGAGACCCTGCAGGAGACCCGCGATTTCGGCGAGCGGCTGGGCAAGCGCATCATCGTCGCCCAGGACCGCGGCGGCTTCATCGTCAACCTGCTGCTCATCCCCTTCCTCACCCATGCGGTGCGGGTCTACGAGTCCGGGTTCGCCACCCGCGAGGACATCGACGAGGGGATGCGGCTCGGCTGCGGCCATCCGATGGGGCCGCTGCAGCTGCTCGACTACATCGGCCTCGACACCACCCTCTTCGTCTGCGAGGCGCTGCACGCCGAGTACGCCAACGCCGACTACGCCCCGCCACCGCTGCTGCGACGGATGGTCGCCGCCGGCTGGCTCGGCCAGAAGAGCGGGCGCGGCTTCTACGAGTACGCGCCCAACGGCGGGCGCTGAGCTCAGCCCGGAGTGGGTACCGCCTGGGGGATCTGCTGCTCCTGCACCCGCAGGCGCACTCGGGCGAGCAGCTCGCCGTCGCCCCAGTACTCGGCGGTGTAGCGACCCGGCTCGCCGAACATCGGGCTGATGTAGGTGACCGTGGGCAGGCAGATGTCGAGCTCCTCACCGGGAGGCGGCGGCCCGGACTGGAAGTTCATCTCGACCGGCTGGATGACCAGCTTGCCCTCGCCGTCGAGGAAGCGAAGCTCGACGTGGTGGGCCTGCTCCGCGTCCTCCGGCCCGAAGCGGAATCCGGCGACGATGCAGAAGGTGGCGCGTCCGGGGATCTGGGGCAGGCCGATGTGGAAGAGGCCGCCGCCCAGGACATAGAACTTCCGGTCGGGGGGGACCGCTGCGGTCTCGGCGAAGAATGCGTAGTCGATCTCCATGACAGGACACTATGTCAGGGAGGTGCGCACCTCTGCGCGAGGTCACCGGGCGTGGTGCAGGCCCTCGAGCACCTCCGGCCCGTTGTGGCTGACCTGCCCGGGGGCGAGGACGTGGGGCTTCACCGTGGGCCCGTGGAAGTCGGCGCCGGCGGTCACCGTCAGCCCGGCCGCGGCGGCCAGACCGGCGAACCGCTCCCCGGTCTCCGGGGTGTGCCAGGTGGTCCACGCCTCCACCCCGCCGAGCCCGCCGGCGGCGAGCTCGGCGAAGGCGGCCTCGGGGTCGATCTGGCCCAGGGTGGCGCCCGGGTGGGCGAGCACGGGGACGCCCCCGGCCTCGCGCACCCACGCGATCGCCTCGGGCAGCTCGGGCTGCCAGGGCGCCTCGGTGGCGAGCGGCTTCCCGGCGGCGAACCAGTCGGAGAACAGCCGGTGCGGCGCCGACGCGTAGGGCAGCATCCGGCCGTCGCCGGCGGCGGCCTCGAGGAGCAGGCGGCGGAGCACGGCGAAGGGGGGCACCCGGTCGGCGCCCACGACGGCCTCGACCGCCTCCCAGGTGATCCCCAGCCCCTCGGCGGCGGCGTTGTCGACCCAGCGGCGCGAGCGGGCCAGGTCGGCGCTGCGCACCCTCTCGATGCGTCCCTGGAACACGGGGTCGTCGAGGGGGACGAAGTAGGCGAGGAGGTGGTGCTCCCTCTCCTGCCACCGGGTGCTGATCTCGCAGGCGGGGATCAGCTCCAGGCCCAGCCGGTCGGACTCCGCCCGGGCGCGGGTGACGTGCACCGTCGAGTTGTGGTCGGTGACCGCGATGGTCGTCAGACCGGCGCCGGCGCAGCGGCCCACCAGCTCCTCCGGCTCGAGGTCGCCGTCCGAGGCGGTGGTGTGCATGTGGAGGTCGACGAGGCTCATGATCCCAGTCTACGGCCGACCGGCTCGAGCCCCGCCTCGGCGCCGGGTGGCGGCGCAGCACAATGGTGGGCCCATGGACGGCCCGCCGCGCGCCCTGCACGTCTTCGTCTGCACCACCTCGGGGCGCCACCACTGTGGCGGCCAGGGCTCGGAACGGGTCCTCCAGCGGCTCCGCGACGAGGTCGAGCGGCGCGGCCTCGGCCACGTCCGCACCACCCGGATGGGCTGCAACCTCCAGCACCACCAGGGTCCGATCGTGATCGTCTATCCCGATGGCGTCTGGTACGGCCGGCTGCGCCCGGAGGACGTGCCCGAGATCGTCGAGCGCCACCTCGTCGGCGGCGAGCCGGTGGAGCATCTGCGCATCATTCCCGACGGCGCCTGGGACTCCTCAGCGCTGACCTGACGGTACGTGATACCGTCGCTATCAACTAGGTACATCTGGGAGGCTTGATCGTGGGATACATCCGAGGTCTGATCCACGGCACCGTCGTCGGCGCGGTCATCGGTGTGCTCGTCGCCCCCCAGGAGGGCCGGCAGACCCGCGAGCAGGCCCAGACCCTCGCCCTGGCGATCCGGGATGGCGCCCAGCAGGTCGTCGAGACCGCGCGCCGGGTGGCCCCGACCGCTCAGGCCGCCGCCCACCAGGTCGGCGAGGTGGTCAGCAACGTCGCGGGCAAGGTCACCCGGCGCCACGACTCCGAGGACGGTCAGCTGATCTCCGTCAACGGGAGCGCGACTGCCCGCTCCTAGCGGCGGTCGGCCCGGTCAGCGGGTTCTCCCGCGGGGTGGGCTGCTCGGGCTGATCGGCGAGGGTCACGAGCCCGCTGACCAGGGCGAGCAGCCCGCAGACCAGGTCGAGCACGTTGATCGCGGTGGGGAAGTGGAGGCCGGCGAACCCCCTGGTCGCGAGGCTGTCGTCGCCGACCACGAACCCGGCGACGGCGAGCACGGTGAGCAGCGCGCCGAGCGCGACCACGAGGACGCCCACCAGCTGGCGTGAGACCCGGAGGGTGAAGCCGAGCACGGCGAGCACCGCGGCGATCATGAGGTCGACGATGTCGCGCGCCCAGGTGAGGTGGAGGGTGAGCCCGCCGAGGTTGCCGCCGGCGTGGCCGTCGCTGATGTGGCCCGCGTCCCCGAGGACCAGGCCACCGAGGCCGGCGATCAGGAACACCAGGGTGAACAGCTGCGCGTACAGTCTCGCCATCACCGTTCTCCAGTCCGCAGGTATCCGCACGAACCGCGACCGGGGGATGTCCTCACCCACATCGGCGCGCTCCGGCGGCGTGCGGGGCAAGTCTAGCCGCGGTTCGCCGTCCGCGCCCAGCCCCCGTCAGGTGAGGCCGGGCCCCTCGTCGGGAATGGCGGCGAGGTCGGGCCCGAGACTGTAGATGGCGCTGCGGTTGCCGAGGAGGATGGTCGGCGGCAGCATCGCCGGGCCGATCGCGGGCTCCTCCTCGAGGACCAGCCCGTCGCGCTGGCGGCGCCGCGCCTCGGTCAGGCACAACGCGGAGCAGTAACGGCCGCGGGATTCTCGCGACTTGAAGCCGTCATAGCCCTCGCCGCAGATCCTGCACACCTTCACCAGGCGGGTGAGCCTGCTCCTAGCCATCGCCTCCTCGATCACCGGCCGGGACAGTCATCCTCCGACAGGACGACGACTACGTCAACACCCATTCCGGTCGGTTGGTTACGCACCACCGACCGATCAGTCACCGGCACCGTGGACACGGCACGCGACCACCGTCACGTTGTCCGTCGAACCCGCCGACAGCGCGCGATCGCAGAGCTCCGCGGCGGCCTCGTCGAGGGCGACGCCGGGCCGCATCGCGTCCGCGATGCGGCTGTCGTCGACGGCGTCCCACACCCCGTCGGAGCAGATCAGCACGACGTCCCCGGGACGCAGCACGGCGGTGAACAGGTCGGCGTCGACGGGCTCGCCGGTGAGCGCGCGGGTGAGCATGTTGCGCCCGGGATGGTGGACGGCGCGGTCGGCGTCGAGGTGGCCGTCGCGCACCTGCTCGGCGATCCACGAGTGGTCCTGGGTGAGCTGGCCGGCCTCGCCGTCGCGGATGAGATAGGCGCGGCTGTCGCCGACGTTGGCGAGCCGCACCCGGCCGGCGCTCACCACCGCGACCACCAGCGTGGTGCCGCACATCGCGCCGCCGTGAGCGCGGCGGTGGGCGGCGACGGCGTCGCCTCCGCGGGCGACGGCACCGCCGAGCGCGGAGGCGGGATCGGGTGCGGCGGTGACGTGGGCGGCCGCGGCCTCGACCGCGAGGTGCGCCGCCACGGCGCCGTCGGCGTGGCCGCCCATCCCGTCGCCGAGCACCAGCAGGCAGCCGCCGAGGATCGGGCGCATCGCCCAGCGGTCCTGGTTCTCGCGGCGCACGGTGCCGCGGTCGCTCACCGCGGCCAGCTCGAGGCCGCCGCCGGGGAGATCGACGCGCAACGTCCCCGCGTCGCGGGCGGCGGCGCTCACCCGGCCCCCGGGGGCGGGGGACCGCCGCCGTTCAGCATCAGGCGGCGCACCTCGGCCGCGGTGGCCGGTCCGTCGGCGCAGAGCAGCGCCTCCATCCCCAGCGCGCGCGCCGCGGCCACGTTGCACTCGAGGTCGTCGACGAAGAGGCACTCGGCGGGGTCGAGGCCGAGCCGCTCGCAGGTGAGCCGGTAGATCGCCGGGTCCGGCTTGCGCAGCCCCACCGCCGAGGAGTCGACGGTGACGTCGAAGAGCTCGTCGAAGGGCATGAGCGCGCGCCAAGCCAGCTCCCACTCGCGGACGTTGTTGGTGAGCAGCGCGGTGCGGTGACCGGCGGCGCGCACCTGCCGCACCGCCTCGACCATCACCTCCGAGGCGACCATCGGCCGTCCGACGAGGATCTCGCGGGCGTCGGCCGGGTCGATCCGGGCATGGCCCTCGGCGGCGTGCCGGTCGCAGAGGCGGACGATGTAGTCGGCCTCGGTGAGCCGCCCGGTCTCGAGCCGGTGGAGGTCGTGGTCGCCGGTGGGCAGAGCGTAGACCTCGCCCACCTCCCGGAGGAAGCAGCCGAGCAGGCTGAGGGTGCGCTCGTCCGCGCCGCGCCGGATGCGGAAGGGGGGCAGGGTCATCACCCCGCCGAGGTCGAAGACGGCACCGCGCAACGCCAGGGCTAGAGCTCCAGCAGCTGGGCGACGCGCTCGCGATGGTGGGTCGCGTCGCCGAGGGTGGCCTCGCCCCACTTCGCGCGCTTGAGGTGGAG
Proteins encoded:
- a CDS encoding acyl-CoA thioesterase, translating into MNVPERPDLIGLRRRAFPAGRDLSPRPPSVSRTVIVEPMEIVHASNAGFVHGGTIMRLVDTAGGIAAIRHCGGPVVTASMDEMSFLASVHIGDLLTVRAQVNDTGRTSMEVGVEVDVEIPGAETVHVSTAHLVFVALDENRQPLPVPPLVPETEDERHRQAQARIRREQRLLRKEALQRAGQIAATASDGA
- a CDS encoding amidohydrolase; the encoded protein is MADLDARLRAAADRVAEEVVETRRHLHRHPELSHQEHRTAELCATRCEALGFSVRAGVGGTGVLADLDSGRPGPTVMVRADIDALPILERGDRRVSRSEVDGVMHACGHDGHAAIALGVAGVLSDLGDGWAGRLRMCFQPAEEVAEGAMPMIADGTLEGVDRVLGLHLFTPLRAGRVAVTPGVLFGSADEFGITIRGRGGHGGLPHDAIDPVVAAAHVVVALQTIVSRETSPFSPAVVTIGRITGGTAFNVIAEEVHLRGTVRALDGGERERLLQRCAEIARGVAGGLRCEAIYERASGCPPVVSDAESAELVRRAAVEAVGEEMVDRAHPVTVGDDVACFLERVPGCYFLVGAGDASGAPVAPHHHPEFDLDERCLPVGVEVLSRAALAALGTA
- a CDS encoding response regulator encodes the protein MPAPSRVALLSDDLMFQSQLGAAVRSWGGILLTARSGDLPEADAVFVDLNREPEPRLGAISRLREARPGTPIVAFCHHGEKRLREQAMSSGASSCVTNGAIQATALRLAGLPVPGDADGG
- a CDS encoding iron-sulfur cluster assembly accessory protein; amino-acid sequence: MSTSSPTQRPPALLWTSDAVEAIRALWVEEGRPGAAFRIDLRLGGCQGFKVYFELDDDVNPDDVVFQAAPDVSIAVQQDGLAMLDGGILDYESSHRGRGFRLANPAAKSACGCGQAFYADFSDHEPEPAATAD
- a CDS encoding cupredoxin domain-containing protein; this encodes MSLLVLLATGCGQQQASSPGAGTTTSSAANGGSPASVSVRNLAFTPAAVTVPVGGRVVWKFEDGAVPHTVTADANGFGSAPDGLTSGTFVHGFGQAGTYDYHCDFHPTMKGTVTVR
- a CDS encoding CHRD domain-containing protein; translated protein: MRVLRIMMAAPVIGLALAAAPASAAPAVASPFHATLAATEESPPGPAGGTGTAKVTIDAAGGQLCYDLTWNPAVGTPNAAHIHKGAAGTSGPIVVVLSPTTAHTCTKAPGPVLQGIAADPGGYYVNVHTNQYMNGAVRGQLQAG
- a CDS encoding 3-hydroxybutyryl-CoA dehydrogenase, encoding MAISNVGIVGGGLMGSGIAEVCARQGMSTVVSERDAGPLAAARQRVERSLERGRRTGKLSEEEVTAILERISFTLDLEAMADCDIVIEAVAERIDDKVAVFQRLDEITSEHAILASNTSSLPIIEIARATGRADRVIGTHFFNPPPVMKLLELVRSIATSEETLQETRDFGERLGKRIIVAQDRGGFIVNLLLIPFLTHAVRVYESGFATREDIDEGMRLGCGHPMGPLQLLDYIGLDTTLFVCEALHAEYANADYAPPPLLRRMVAAGWLGQKSGRGFYEYAPNGGR
- a CDS encoding PHP domain-containing protein, with the protein product MSLVDLHMHTTASDGDLEPEELVGRCAGAGLTTIAVTDHNSTVHVTRARAESDRLGLELIPACEISTRWQEREHHLLAYFVPLDDPVFQGRIERVRSADLARSRRWVDNAAAEGLGITWEAVEAVVGADRVPPFAVLRRLLLEAAAGDGRMLPYASAPHRLFSDWFAAGKPLATEAPWQPELPEAIAWVREAGGVPVLAHPGATLGQIDPEAAFAELAAGGLGGVEAWTTWHTPETGERFAGLAAAAGLTVTAGADFHGPTVKPHVLAPGQVSHNGPEVLEGLHHAR
- a CDS encoding (2Fe-2S) ferredoxin domain-containing protein produces the protein MDGPPRALHVFVCTTSGRHHCGGQGSERVLQRLRDEVERRGLGHVRTTRMGCNLQHHQGPIVIVYPDGVWYGRLRPEDVPEIVERHLVGGEPVEHLRIIPDGAWDSSALT
- a CDS encoding YtxH domain-containing protein — encoded protein: MGYIRGLIHGTVVGAVIGVLVAPQEGRQTREQAQTLALAIRDGAQQVVETARRVAPTAQAAAHQVGEVVSNVAGKVTRRHDSEDGQLISVNGSATARS
- a CDS encoding protein phosphatase 2C domain-containing protein, with the translated sequence MSAAARDAGTLRVDLPGGGLELAAVSDRGTVRRENQDRWAMRPILGGCLLVLGDGMGGHADGAVAAHLAVEAAAAHVTAAPDPASALGGAVARGGDAVAAHRRAHGGAMCGTTLVVAVVSAGRVRLANVGDSRAYLIRDGEAGQLTQDHSWIAEQVRDGHLDADRAVHHPGRNMLTRALTGEPVDADLFTAVLRPGDVVLICSDGVWDAVDDSRIADAMRPGVALDEAAAELCDRALSAGSTDNVTVVACRVHGAGD
- a CDS encoding HAD family phosphatase codes for the protein MRGAVFDLGGVMTLPPFRIRRGADERTLSLLGCFLREVGEVYALPTGDHDLHRLETGRLTEADYIVRLCDRHAAEGHARIDPADAREILVGRPMVASEVMVEAVRQVRAAGHRTALLTNNVREWELAWRALMPFDELFDVTVDSSAVGLRKPDPAIYRLTCERLGLDPAECLFVDDLECNVAAARALGMEALLCADGPATAAEVRRLMLNGGGPPPPGAG